A stretch of the Desertibacillus haloalkaliphilus genome encodes the following:
- a CDS encoding transporter substrate-binding domain-containing protein, with protein MKKNLFGFGLAAILSAGLLVGCGGADDSTDEGADNGQASEESVTLTMGTSADYPPFEYIDTASGDEIIGFDIDIADHIAAELGFEYTIEDMEFNGLVEAVRTNRVDFVIAGMTPDDDRRENVDFSDIYYEGQQMIVTLNDSGFESIEDLDGKKVGVQLGSIQEAEAESIEGAIVEQRDTIPQLIQELRNGQIDAVVLEDTVANRYFERQDVLTGFMMPVSEEAGYAIAFPKESELTEQFNEVIAEMKEDGTLDELILKWFGADEE; from the coding sequence ATGAAAAAGAATTTATTTGGATTTGGACTAGCTGCAATTCTTTCGGCAGGTCTGTTAGTAGGATGTGGTGGTGCAGATGATTCAACAGATGAAGGGGCTGACAACGGTCAAGCTTCAGAAGAATCAGTAACATTAACAATGGGAACATCGGCGGATTACCCTCCGTTTGAATACATTGATACAGCAAGCGGTGATGAGATTATTGGTTTTGACATTGACATTGCTGATCATATTGCAGCTGAATTAGGTTTTGAATATACAATTGAAGATATGGAATTTAACGGCTTAGTAGAAGCTGTTCGTACAAATCGTGTTGATTTTGTCATTGCAGGTATGACTCCAGATGATGATCGTCGTGAAAACGTAGATTTCTCTGATATCTACTATGAAGGACAGCAAATGATTGTGACGTTAAATGATAGTGGCTTTGAGTCAATTGAAGACCTTGATGGTAAAAAAGTTGGTGTACAATTAGGTTCCATTCAAGAAGCTGAAGCAGAAAGTATTGAAGGGGCTATTGTAGAACAACGTGATACCATTCCACAATTAATTCAAGAATTACGAAATGGTCAAATCGATGCAGTTGTTCTCGAAGATACTGTAGCTAATAGATATTTCGAAAGACAAGATGTATTAACTGGATTTATGATGCCAGTTTCTGAAGAAGCAGGCTATGCAATTGCATTTCCAAAAGAGAGCGAGTTAACGGAGCAATTTAATGAAGTTATCGCTGAAATGAAGGAAGATGGTACGTTAGATGAACTAATCTTAAAGTGGTTCGGTGCCGACGAAGAATAG
- a CDS encoding amino acid ABC transporter permease, with the protein MGMDFSQIVPSIPFILNGIWVTLQIVVISILLGLVLGTLLALLKIARNRFYNFIADAYTSVFRGTPLILQLFIIFYAVPEITGYNIPAYLAAVLAFGLNSSAYVSEIIRAGIQAVDKGQREAAEALGIPYRNMMVKIILPQAMKNILPALVNEFINLTKESAIVTTVGVMDIMRRAYIVGADTFSFLPALLVAGAIYYVIVLVLSLLGKRLERRLKQSD; encoded by the coding sequence GTGGGCATGGATTTTTCTCAAATCGTGCCCTCTATCCCATTTATACTTAATGGGATATGGGTCACTTTACAAATTGTTGTTATTTCAATCTTGCTCGGGTTAGTTTTAGGGACATTACTAGCATTATTAAAAATTGCTAGAAACAGATTTTATAATTTTATTGCTGATGCATATACGTCAGTGTTTCGGGGAACACCGCTGATTTTGCAATTATTTATTATCTTTTACGCGGTTCCTGAAATTACCGGGTATAATATCCCGGCGTATCTAGCTGCCGTATTAGCATTTGGCTTAAATTCATCTGCCTATGTCTCAGAAATTATTCGGGCAGGGATTCAGGCGGTCGATAAGGGACAACGTGAAGCGGCTGAAGCTTTGGGGATACCTTATCGAAACATGATGGTGAAGATCATTTTACCGCAAGCAATGAAAAACATCCTGCCCGCTTTAGTTAATGAATTTATTAATTTAACGAAAGAATCAGCGATTGTGACTACGGTCGGAGTCATGGATATAATGAGAAGAGCATATATCGTTGGAGCTGATACATTTTCTTTCTTACCTGCATTACTCGTTGCAGGGGCGATCTACTATGTGATCGTATTGGTATTAAGCCTCCTTGGCAAACGATTAGAACGGAGGTTGAAGCAAAGTGATTAA
- a CDS encoding amino acid ABC transporter ATP-binding protein, which produces MIKVENLNKSFGDLEVLKGISTEINKGDVVAIIGPSGSGKSTFLRCLNLLEKPTSGQVWIDGQEITNSKTNILKVREKIGMVFQHFHLFPHMTVLENLTYAPMSVKGVSHAEAVKKAEGLLEKVGLLAKKDAYPNRLSGGQKQRVAIARALAMEPEVMLFDEPTSALDPEMVKEVLDVMKNLANTGMTMAIVTHEMGFAKEVADRVFFLDQGGLVEDAKPVDFFTAPKTERAREFLEKVL; this is translated from the coding sequence GTGATTAAAGTTGAGAATCTAAATAAATCCTTTGGAGATCTTGAAGTGCTAAAGGGAATTAGTACCGAAATTAACAAAGGTGATGTGGTTGCGATCATAGGTCCATCAGGATCGGGAAAATCGACGTTTTTACGTTGCTTGAACTTACTTGAGAAGCCGACATCAGGGCAAGTATGGATTGATGGTCAAGAAATTACGAATTCAAAAACAAACATTCTAAAAGTTCGTGAAAAAATTGGAATGGTGTTTCAACACTTTCACTTGTTTCCGCATATGACGGTTCTTGAAAATTTAACGTATGCGCCTATGTCGGTTAAAGGGGTTTCACATGCAGAAGCAGTCAAAAAAGCTGAAGGTTTGCTTGAAAAAGTAGGTTTATTAGCAAAAAAAGATGCTTATCCTAATCGTCTTTCAGGAGGTCAAAAGCAACGGGTAGCGATTGCCCGTGCATTGGCGATGGAACCAGAGGTGATGTTGTTTGATGAACCAACCTCGGCTCTTGACCCAGAGATGGTAAAAGAAGTGTTAGATGTTATGAAAAACCTTGCTAATACAGGCATGACGATGGCAATTGTTACGCATGAAATGGGTTTTGCAAAAGAAGTTGCCGATCGTGTATTCTTCTTAGATCAAGGTGGTTTAGTTGAAGATGCAAAGCCGGTCGACTTCTTCACCGCTCCAAAGACAGAACGAGCGAGAGAATTTTTAGAAAAAGTATTATAA
- a CDS encoding aromatic acid exporter family protein — MFRIGYRTIKTAAGAAISIAIAQALALDFYVSAAIITILCISVTKRKSLKVSWERFLACTVGMLFGFVIFETIGYHPVALGILLLLFIPSMVFIKAKEGIVTSSVIILHIYTLEQINFAIVLNEIALITIGIGVALLMNLYMPSVEKDLKRDQERVEENFKVIFQELVNYLRDGDSDWDGKEVTETDVILKRAIGTSLRNIENHLLRNDDYYYHYFKMRQKQFEIIERVMPFISSLTDTVIQGEKIADFLEALSEGVHPGNTTIIFLERLARMKEEFKNMELPKDRQEFEIRSGLFYVMHELEQYLIIKSSLRSKRSG; from the coding sequence ATGTTTAGAATCGGTTACCGTACGATAAAAACGGCTGCTGGAGCGGCAATATCGATCGCAATTGCACAAGCCTTGGCTCTTGATTTTTATGTATCAGCTGCGATCATTACGATTTTGTGTATTTCAGTGACAAAACGAAAGTCGTTGAAGGTTTCTTGGGAACGTTTTTTGGCTTGTACGGTTGGAATGCTTTTTGGATTTGTTATTTTTGAGACGATTGGCTATCATCCAGTTGCTTTAGGAATTTTATTACTTTTATTTATTCCATCAATGGTTTTTATAAAAGCCAAGGAAGGAATCGTCACGAGCTCAGTCATTATTCTTCATATTTATACATTGGAGCAGATTAATTTTGCAATCGTATTAAATGAGATTGCGCTGATTACGATAGGAATTGGTGTGGCCTTACTTATGAACCTTTATATGCCTAGTGTTGAAAAGGACTTAAAGCGCGATCAAGAGCGGGTTGAAGAAAATTTTAAGGTAATTTTTCAAGAACTTGTGAACTACCTAAGAGACGGTGATAGCGATTGGGATGGAAAAGAGGTCACAGAGACTGATGTGATCTTAAAACGAGCAATAGGGACATCACTCCGTAATATTGAAAATCATCTGTTACGAAATGATGATTATTATTATCATTATTTTAAAATGCGGCAAAAACAATTTGAAATTATTGAGCGAGTTATGCCGTTTATCTCTTCACTAACGGATACGGTTATTCAAGGGGAAAAAATCGCTGATTTTCTTGAAGCATTAAGTGAAGGCGTCCATCCTGGAAACACAACGATTATTTTTCTTGAACGGTTAGCGCGAATGAAAGAAGAATTTAAAAACATGGAGTTACCGAAAGATCGTCAAGAGTTTGAAATACGTTCAGGGTTATTTTATGTGATGCATGAACTAGAGCAGTATTTGATTATTAAAAGTTCCCTTAGATCGAAACGAAGCGGGTAA
- a CDS encoding L,D-transpeptidase, whose translation MLTRIIALLMIIGIASPLWPIGENPLVGDPFVIVNKQTNELAYVDEGEVKKVYPVATGKTKDLTPEGTFTMTVKAVDPYYRKENIEGGDESNPLGTRWIGFDAEDTIGRTYGVHGTNQPSSIGEYRTAGCVRMHNEDVEELYANIPIGTKVLVVDSTSSFEELAKNNGAIQL comes from the coding sequence ATGCTTACTCGTATTATAGCTTTATTAATGATTATTGGTATTGCATCTCCACTTTGGCCGATTGGAGAAAATCCGCTTGTTGGTGATCCTTTTGTGATTGTAAATAAGCAGACGAATGAACTTGCCTACGTCGATGAAGGGGAGGTTAAAAAAGTCTATCCAGTTGCGACTGGCAAGACAAAGGACTTAACCCCAGAAGGAACATTCACAATGACTGTAAAAGCGGTTGATCCTTATTATCGAAAAGAAAATATTGAAGGTGGAGACGAAAGCAACCCATTGGGAACAAGGTGGATCGGCTTTGATGCAGAGGATACGATCGGTCGAACATATGGTGTCCATGGTACGAACCAACCGTCATCCATTGGTGAATACCGTACAGCAGGCTGCGTTCGTATGCATAACGAAGATGTTGAGGAGCTTTATGCGAATATACCGATTGGCACAAAGGTTTTGGTCGTTGACAGTACGTCTAGTTTTGAGGAGTTAGCGAAAAACAATGGCGCCATTCAACTCTAA
- the prli42 gene encoding stressosome-associated protein Prli42: MPRKFRKTIIYLMIISLLLGSLFTGAAFIF, encoded by the coding sequence ATGCCACGTAAATTTAGAAAAACAATTATATATCTTATGATTATTTCACTATTATTAGGAAGCTTATTTACAGGAGCTGCTTTTATCTTCTAA
- the mce gene encoding methylmalonyl-CoA epimerase: protein MEYKENSPKKIDHIGIAVSSLEEALPFYESKLNIPLLGIEEVPSQGVKVAFLKIGESKIELLEPLSAESPIAKFIEKRGEGIHHIALGVDNIEDRIEEIKSKGVAMINNEPVPGAGGAKVGFIHPKSAGGILYEFCEKK, encoded by the coding sequence ATGGAATATAAAGAAAATAGCCCGAAAAAAATCGATCATATTGGAATAGCTGTGTCTTCACTTGAGGAAGCGCTACCATTTTATGAGTCTAAACTGAATATCCCGTTATTAGGTATTGAAGAGGTTCCTTCGCAAGGGGTGAAGGTTGCATTTCTGAAAATTGGTGAATCAAAAATTGAGTTATTGGAACCATTATCAGCAGAAAGCCCAATTGCTAAATTTATTGAAAAGCGTGGGGAAGGGATTCACCATATTGCATTAGGTGTTGATAACATTGAAGATCGAATTGAAGAGATTAAGTCAAAAGGTGTGGCAATGATTAATAATGAGCCAGTTCCCGGAGCTGGTGGAGCGAAAGTTGGTTTTATTCATCCGAAATCTGCAGGTGGTATTCTTTATGAGTTTTGTGAAAAGAAATAA
- a CDS encoding M20/M25/M40 family metallo-hydrolase yields MVNEERLLAEFLELVQVDSETKFEKEISKVLTQKFSALGVEVVEDDAEQKTDHGAGNLICTLPGTTDGVDTIYFTSHMDTVVPGNGVNPSVKDGYVVTDGTTILGADDKAGIAAMLEAIKVIKEQKIEHGTIQFIITVGEESGLVGAKALDPTMLKAKYGFALDSDGKVGNIIVAAPTQAKVSAVINGKTAHAGVAPEKGISAITVAAKAVSKMPLGRIDAETTANIGRFEGGSQTNIVCEQVNILAEARSLIPEKMEAQVEKMKAAFEETAKEMGTTADVTIDVMYPGFKLGDGDQVVEVAKRAVSAVDRMPKLLQSGGGSDANIIAGHGIPTVNLAVGYEEIHTKNEKMPISELNKLAELVVEVIKEAIKE; encoded by the coding sequence ATGGTCAATGAAGAGCGTTTACTCGCTGAATTTTTGGAATTAGTACAGGTTGATTCAGAAACAAAATTTGAAAAAGAGATATCCAAGGTTTTAACGCAAAAATTTTCAGCACTCGGCGTTGAGGTTGTCGAGGATGATGCAGAACAAAAAACGGATCATGGCGCTGGTAATTTAATTTGTACATTACCGGGGACAACAGATGGTGTGGATACGATTTATTTTACGTCACATATGGATACAGTTGTCCCAGGGAATGGCGTCAATCCATCTGTGAAGGATGGTTATGTCGTTACAGATGGCACAACCATCTTAGGGGCGGATGACAAGGCTGGAATTGCGGCAATGTTAGAGGCTATTAAGGTTATAAAAGAACAAAAGATTGAACATGGAACCATTCAGTTTATTATTACCGTTGGTGAAGAATCCGGCTTAGTGGGTGCAAAAGCGTTAGATCCGACGATGTTAAAGGCGAAATATGGATTTGCTTTAGATAGTGATGGAAAGGTCGGAAATATTATTGTTGCTGCACCGACACAGGCTAAGGTGAGCGCGGTGATTAATGGCAAGACTGCTCATGCGGGGGTGGCGCCGGAAAAAGGAATTTCAGCGATTACCGTTGCCGCAAAGGCTGTTTCTAAAATGCCACTAGGTCGAATTGATGCGGAAACAACTGCGAATATTGGCCGATTTGAAGGTGGTAGTCAAACGAATATCGTCTGCGAGCAAGTGAATATTTTAGCGGAGGCTCGTTCACTGATCCCAGAGAAAATGGAAGCGCAAGTTGAAAAGATGAAGGCTGCTTTTGAAGAAACAGCTAAAGAAATGGGCACAACAGCGGATGTGACCATTGATGTCATGTATCCTGGATTTAAGTTAGGAGATGGTGACCAAGTCGTTGAGGTTGCTAAACGAGCTGTTTCTGCTGTTGATCGAATGCCTAAGCTATTGCAAAGTGGCGGTGGTAGTGATGCGAATATCATTGCTGGTCACGGGATTCCTACGGTCAATTTAGCTGTGGGGTATGAGGAAATTCATACGAAAAATGAAAAAATGCCAATCTCTGAACTGAATAAGCTTGCTGAACTTGTTGTAGAAGTAATAAAAGAAGCTATAAAGGAATAA
- a CDS encoding MarR family transcriptional regulator, which translates to MMERKNSIKDVHLIMNYTRGLYKILEDDWQKAAQQIGLTLAEQHALWIIYFEQKAPMSRIAEVGLWDLSTVMQIVKRLKEKGLVKTEKDENDLRISYVLLTEKGKQKHEQSKELEIRLDDFVDEYSKQSDETKHFMKQMISFLADANRHFHGEDFIHWVNRTTKALGE; encoded by the coding sequence ATGATGGAGAGGAAAAATTCAATTAAAGATGTCCATTTAATTATGAATTATACTCGTGGACTGTATAAAATATTAGAGGATGACTGGCAGAAAGCTGCACAGCAAATTGGATTGACATTGGCTGAACAACATGCGCTTTGGATCATTTACTTTGAGCAAAAAGCCCCGATGTCACGCATTGCCGAAGTTGGCCTGTGGGATCTTTCGACGGTGATGCAAATTGTAAAACGTTTAAAGGAAAAAGGATTGGTTAAGACAGAGAAGGATGAAAATGACCTCCGAATATCCTACGTATTATTAACGGAAAAAGGGAAGCAAAAGCATGAGCAGTCAAAGGAACTAGAGATTCGTTTGGATGACTTTGTTGATGAATATAGCAAACAAAGTGATGAAACGAAGCATTTTATGAAGCAAATGATATCATTTTTAGCTGATGCCAATCGTCATTTCCATGGCGAAGATTTTATCCATTGGGTGAATCGTACGACTAAAGCTTTAGGTGAGTGA
- a CDS encoding DNA polymerase IV — translation MSRDNVKKGRVIFHIDMNSFYASVEAAHNPKIKGKPIAIAGNPKERRGIIVTASYEARAQGVKTTMPVWEAKRLCPSLLVIPPNFERYRAASQKLFLLLREYSPLVEPVSIDEGYVDVTAGDHRSNPLVLAKEIQERLLQEYDLPCSIGIAPNKFLAKMASDMKKPLGITVLRKREIEQLLWPLPISEMYGVGKKTAEKLLKLGIETIGDLAKMDQAILRSKFGKVGVQLFERANGIDTRPVDPEAVSEFKSIGNSTTLPMDTSNETKVKTVLTNLSDSVARRMSRKEVYAENIQLTIRYGDRKTVTRSRKLLNPVQTQQEIFEAAMFLWRKYWNQKPVRLLGVTAQELIEKHQVVKQLDLFSYKEDIKKDKLAETVDEIRNKFGDSSLVKGTQLQGDRSELIRDKQQRGTSLEKDFLRDL, via the coding sequence GTGAGTCGGGATAATGTGAAGAAAGGCCGGGTTATCTTCCATATTGATATGAATAGTTTTTATGCATCGGTTGAAGCTGCACATAACCCTAAAATTAAAGGGAAACCAATTGCTATTGCAGGGAACCCAAAAGAGCGTCGCGGAATTATCGTGACAGCTAGTTATGAGGCGAGAGCGCAAGGTGTTAAAACGACTATGCCTGTTTGGGAAGCAAAGCGACTATGTCCAAGTTTGTTAGTGATTCCTCCCAACTTTGAACGCTACCGTGCAGCATCACAAAAGCTTTTTTTATTATTGCGCGAGTATTCCCCTCTTGTAGAGCCTGTTTCTATTGATGAAGGCTATGTTGATGTTACGGCTGGAGATCATCGGTCTAATCCCCTTGTACTCGCAAAAGAGATACAAGAACGGCTGCTGCAAGAATATGACTTACCATGTAGCATTGGAATAGCCCCGAATAAGTTTTTAGCAAAGATGGCTAGTGATATGAAGAAGCCACTTGGAATTACGGTGTTACGAAAACGTGAAATTGAGCAGCTTTTGTGGCCGCTACCGATTAGTGAGATGTACGGGGTAGGAAAAAAAACAGCAGAGAAGCTTTTAAAATTGGGCATTGAAACGATTGGTGATCTAGCTAAAATGGACCAAGCGATATTGCGTTCAAAATTTGGGAAAGTTGGTGTGCAGTTGTTCGAGCGGGCCAACGGTATTGATACTCGACCTGTCGATCCAGAAGCTGTCTCTGAGTTTAAAAGTATTGGAAACTCGACAACATTACCGATGGATACGTCCAATGAGACCAAAGTCAAAACGGTATTAACAAATTTATCAGATTCGGTGGCAAGGCGGATGAGCAGGAAAGAGGTTTATGCTGAAAATATACAATTGACGATTCGATATGGAGATCGTAAGACAGTGACAAGGAGTAGAAAATTGTTAAACCCTGTTCAAACGCAACAAGAAATTTTCGAAGCGGCTATGTTTTTATGGCGAAAATATTGGAACCAAAAGCCAGTTCGTTTGTTAGGAGTTACAGCTCAAGAGTTGATTGAAAAGCATCAAGTCGTTAAACAGCTTGATCTATTTTCATATAAGGAAGATATCAAAAAGGATAAATTAGCTGAGACCGTCGATGAAATTCGAAATAAGTTTGGAGATAGTTCGCTAGTAAAAGGGACACAACTTCAAGGGGATCGCAGTGAATTAATCAGAGATAAACAGCAACGCGGGACAAGTTTGGAAAAGGACTTTTTACGTGACTTATAG